The window TTCGCTGTCGGTGGCAAGATAGACAGCGTCGATATTGCGGGCGAGCATGGCGCGCTTGCAGGTATGGATGACCATGGGCAGGCCTTCGATGTCGATGAGTGCCTTGCCGGGCAGGCGGCTGGATTCGAGGCGTGCGGGGATCATGGCAATGACTTTCATGGGAGATTCCTCGTGTGTTCCGTTATTCACCGATGACGTTCTTGAAGGTACCCACCGCGCCGGTGAATGCCTGATGGATGGCGGCGCAATCGGGCAGGTAGGTGATGAACTGCATGCCGATATCCACCATCCAGCGCATGTCGGCCTCGGTTCTGGCCACATAGCCGCCTGCGGCGACGCCTGCGTCGCGGATCTTGCGAATGCAGGATTCCATGTAGGCGCGCACTTCGGGGTGGTTCACCTGCCCCGGCATGCCCAGCGCCTGCGACAGGTCGTACGCGCCGATGTAGATGAGATCGAGGTGCTCGGTCTGCAGCACGTCATCAAGGGCCTCAATGCCCTTCTTGCCTTCCAGAATGACGCCCACGAGGGTCTTATCGTTCTGGATTTCGGCATGGCGTGCGATCTCGCCGCCGGAGTAGTTGCCCGCCCGCGTGAAGGGGGAGAAGCCACGGGTGCCGAGGGGATGGTACTTGCAGCAGCGCACGGCGTTGCAAGCGTCTGCGCCGGATTCCACATGGGCGGTGATCACGCCTTCCACGCCGATGTCCAGCGACTTGAGGATGCTTTCCTCATGCACGCTGCCGAGACGAATGATGGGGTGGCAGCCTGCGGAAGCCGCGGCGCGGGCCATGTCTTCTGCGGTCTGGAAGCTGGTGGGACCGTGTTCCAGATCGATGATGGCGAAGTCGAATCCGGCGGCGGCGGTGACGTTCATGACCGCTGCGGAGGGGATGACGCACCAGGGGCCGAAGACCACTTTACCGGCGCGGAGTTTTTCCTTGAGGGTACCGTTGAGCATAATTCTTACCTCACATGCATATGTGAAATGTCGTCGATGACGTAGGGGGTCAGCCCTGCGAGTGTTTCCGTTGTGGTCAGGCCGCTGCCCACGCCGATGGAAGCGGCGCAGCGGGCCGCAAGCCCTGCCTGCACGTCCGATCTGGCGTCGCCCACCATGATGCTGCGGGATTCGGGAACGCCCAGCTCCCTGCAGCACAGAAGGATGGTGTCCGGTGCGGGTTTGGCTTCCGCCACGGAATCCGCACCCGCGATGTAGCTCACGTGGTCGCCGAGGCCGAGATGGCGCATGCACAGCCACGCGCGTTCGGTCTTGTCCGTGGTGGCCAGCGCAATGGCCACGCCGTGTTCGCGCAGGGCGTCGAACAGGGCAAAGAGGCCGGGCAGCGGACGGATGAAGGTATCCAGCAGATCCAGCGACACTCTGTCCACCTCGGCGAACACGTCCACGAACAGCTGGTGCGTGTCCGTGATGCCTTTGGCGGCGAGGTAGTCCACGCCGGCCTGGAGGACGATTTCCCGCTTTTTCAGGCCCACGGGGCCTTCGGGCTTGATGCGCATGGCGCGGACATCCACGCCCATGGCTTCCATGATGCCGGTGGCGTCCTCGGCGGACAGGCCGAGAGCGGCCCGCACGCGTTCGGCGCGCAGCTTGACCATGTTGGCCCAGTACGTGTGGATGTCGATGAGCGTGCCGTCCTTGTCAAAGACGGCCAGCCCCACATCGGGGATTTCGCTCTGCGGCAGAATGATGGTCGCGGCCATGGCTACCTTGCGATGTACTTGAGGTTGTCCTGCACCAGCTTGACGCCCTTGGCCACACTGGAGCGGATGGCGTCGAGATTGGTGTCGAAGTCGTCCAGCGCCAGTTCTTCGCGCACAAGGTTGCGGGCG is drawn from Desulfovibrio mangrovi and contains these coding sequences:
- a CDS encoding HpcH/HpaI aldolase family protein — encoded protein: MLNGTLKEKLRAGKVVFGPWCVIPSAAVMNVTAAAGFDFAIIDLEHGPTSFQTAEDMARAAASAGCHPIIRLGSVHEESILKSLDIGVEGVITAHVESGADACNAVRCCKYHPLGTRGFSPFTRAGNYSGGEIARHAEIQNDKTLVGVILEGKKGIEALDDVLQTEHLDLIYIGAYDLSQALGMPGQVNHPEVRAYMESCIRKIRDAGVAAGGYVARTEADMRWMVDIGMQFITYLPDCAAIHQAFTGAVGTFKNVIGE
- a CDS encoding HAD family hydrolase; amino-acid sequence: MAATIILPQSEIPDVGLAVFDKDGTLIDIHTYWANMVKLRAERVRAALGLSAEDATGIMEAMGVDVRAMRIKPEGPVGLKKREIVLQAGVDYLAAKGITDTHQLFVDVFAEVDRVSLDLLDTFIRPLPGLFALFDALREHGVAIALATTDKTERAWLCMRHLGLGDHVSYIAGADSVAEAKPAPDTILLCCRELGVPESRSIMVGDARSDVQAGLAARCAASIGVGSGLTTTETLAGLTPYVIDDISHMHVR